A stretch of Prunus dulcis chromosome 6, ALMONDv2, whole genome shotgun sequence DNA encodes these proteins:
- the LOC117629880 gene encoding chaperone protein DnaJ isoform X1: protein MDREGGSNGGSCYYAVLGIRRDASFSDIRTAYRKLALKCHPDRARNQAVAGEAKRRFQQIQEAYSVLSDQAKRSIYDAGLYDPLEEEDQEFTDFMQEMLSMMNNVKDEFRRPPEDVRRHGRWWRWVGIRLQRHGSDVIKEATCRCIQHRQAQRVSAVARCT, encoded by the exons ATGGATAGGGAGGGAGGATCCAACGGCGGATCTTGCTACTATGCCGTCCTCGGGATTCGCAGGGACGCCTCCTTCTCCGATATCCGTACCGCTTATCGCAAGCTCGCTCTG AAATGTCACCCAGACAGGGCTCGGAACCAAGCCGTGGCCGGAGAAGCCAAGCGGCGGTTTCAGCAGATCCAGGAAGCCTACTCGG TTCTCTCGGATCAGGCGAAGAGATCAATTTACGACGCCGGCCTCTACGACCctcttgaagaagaagaccaa GAATTTACGGATTTCATGCAAGAGATGCTGTCCATGATGAACAATGTCAAGGACGAG TTTCGAAGACCTCCAGAAGATGTTCGCCGACATGGTCGGTGGTGGAGATGGGTTGGGATTCGACTTCAGCGGCATGGATCCGACGTCATCAAAGAAGCCACGTGTCGGTGCATCCAACACCGGCAAGCGCAGCGCGTCTCGGCGGTAGCGCGCTGTACCTGA
- the LOC117629880 gene encoding dnaJ homolog subfamily B member 3 isoform X2, producing the protein MDREGGSNGGSCYYAVLGIRRDASFSDIRTAYRKLALKCHPDRARNQAVAGEAKRRFQQIQEAYSVLSDQAKRSIYDAGLYDPLEEEDQEFTDFMQEMLSMMNNVKDEANSFEDLQKMFADMVGGGDGLGFDFSGMDPTSSKKPRVGASNTGKRSASRR; encoded by the exons ATGGATAGGGAGGGAGGATCCAACGGCGGATCTTGCTACTATGCCGTCCTCGGGATTCGCAGGGACGCCTCCTTCTCCGATATCCGTACCGCTTATCGCAAGCTCGCTCTG AAATGTCACCCAGACAGGGCTCGGAACCAAGCCGTGGCCGGAGAAGCCAAGCGGCGGTTTCAGCAGATCCAGGAAGCCTACTCGG TTCTCTCGGATCAGGCGAAGAGATCAATTTACGACGCCGGCCTCTACGACCctcttgaagaagaagaccaa GAATTTACGGATTTCATGCAAGAGATGCTGTCCATGATGAACAATGTCAAGGACGAG GCAAACAGTTTCGAAGACCTCCAGAAGATGTTCGCCGACATGGTCGGTGGTGGAGATGGGTTGGGATTCGACTTCAGCGGCATGGATCCGACGTCATCAAAGAAGCCACGTGTCGGTGCATCCAACACCGGCAAGCGCAGCGCGTCTCGGCGGTAG
- the LOC117629877 gene encoding calmodulin-binding protein 60 G-like: MVPKRHFHEEGGEDFEFPVPESKRRPTFKNVVRDAMRDVTLNQVEWEHFFRRVVREEVERVIIPFLKASPRPPLESGSTSGGRGLQLRFINKLPSTIFTGSRVEAEDGAPLQIILIDASTNNIVRSSPLSSIKIELLVLNGEFGSDDQEDWTEREFNNYVVREREGKRPLVTGEINITLREGVGSLGDVVFTDNSSWIRCRKFRLAARVVAKAPSEVRIREARSEPFVVKDHRGELYRKHHPPSLSDEIWRLEKIAKEGAFHKRLSRFGIDTVKDFLQSYVKDPSGLRNIFEGISNRTWDTIIEHAKACEIDDHKFYAYHRTEQDVSLLFNSIYKVVGAMVNGQYCSLDELTPLQTNLVENLKQHAYRNVRDIVPVDTSAIFALSRPLSSLQAESFNVPNPDLQQIDFQFIEQDEPSMQLGFNQASTSTSCPYQPEVSNHLVVSLAQASHPMQVFTPALRNSFSMEDFNSMHYNGESSWPPLNGFQVPIVPSAHLGTENLFQVQTSTWSPTPTSTNVIWGQANSFCFGSSSNGTEAGHFPHISGLVHNSGTRKPKACWCKLRAAIKWWVSVRRDVAARRMARPLYLDC; this comes from the exons ATGGTACCTAAGAGGCATTTTCATGAGGAGGGTGGTGAGGACTTCGAATTTCCGGTTCCAGAATCGAAACGCAGGCCTACTTTCAAGAA TGTTGTTAGAGATGCGATGAGAGATGTCACACTGAACCAAGTCGAATGGGAACACTTCTTTCGGAGAGTG GTACGAGAGGAGGTCGAACGTGTGATCATTCCCTTCCTTAAGGCATCTCCAAG GCCCCCGCTTGAAAGTGGAAGTACATCTGGAGGAAGAGGCTTGCAGTTGCGTTTTATCAATAAACTGCCGTCTACCATATTTACAGGCAGTAGGGTGGAAGCAGAGGATGGCGCACCTCTTCAAATTATACTGATTGATGCCAGTACTAATAATATTGTCCGTTCCAGTCCCCTATCTTCAATAAAGATTGAACTTCTGGTCCTCAATGGTGAATTTGGGTCAGATGATCAAGAGGACTGGACCGAGAGAGAATTCAATAACTATGTTGTGCGCGAAAGAGAAGGCAAAAGGCCACTGGTGACTGGTGAAATCAACATTACACTGAGAGAGGGAGTTGGTTCTCTTGGTGATGTTGTCTTCACTGACAACTCAAGCTGGATAAGATGCCGGAAGTTCAGATTAGCAGCTAGGGTTGTCGCCAAAGCTCCTAGTGAAGTGCGAATTAGAGAAGCTAGAAGTGAACCTTTCGTGGTAAAAGATCACCGTGGAGAGT TGTATAGGAAACACCACCCTCCATCCTTAAGTGATGAGATATGGCGCCTGGAAAAGATAGCAAAAGAAGGCGCCTTCCACAAGAGATTATCTCGTTTCGGAATTGACACTGTGAAGGACTTCCTGCAGTCATATGTGAAAGATCCATCCGGCCTACGGAAT ATTTTTGAAGGGATCTCGAATAGGACATGGGATACAATCATTGAACATGCTAAGGCTTGTGAGATAGATGATCACAAGTTCTATGCCTATCATAGAACTGAGCAAGATGTAAGTCTCCTGTTCAACTCCATCTACAAGGTTGTGGGAGCAATGGTTAATGGCCAATACTGTTCTCTGGATGAACTCACCCCACTTCAGACG AATCTGGTGGAAAATTTGAAGCAGCATGCTTATAGAAATGTAAGAGATATAGTCCCCGTGGATACTTCGGCGATATTTGCCCTTTCAAGGCCTCTGTCAAGTCTACAAGCTGAGTCATTCAATGTCCCAAATCCAGATCTGCAACAGATTGATTTCCAATTCATAGAGCAAG ATGAACCCTCAATGCAACTAGGTTTCAACCAAGCATCAACCTCAACATCATGTCCCTATCAACCAGAAGTTAGCAATCATTTAGTGGTCTCTCTAGCACAGGCTAGTCATCCAATGCAAGTGTTCACTCCAGCGCTACGAAACAGCTTTTCGATGGAGGATTTTAACTCCATGCACTACAATGGAGAAAGCAGTTGGCCGCCGCTCAATGGTTTTCAAGTGCCAATTGTTCCAAGTGCTCATTTAGGCACAGAGAACCTTTTCCAGGTCCAAACATCAACTTGGTCTCCTACTCCAACGAGTACAAATGTAATATGGGGACAAGCAAACAGTTTTTGCTTTGGTTCTTCAAGTAACGGAACAGAAGCCGGCCATTTCCCACACATTTCTGGTCTTGTACATAATTCAGGGACAAGAAAACCCAAGGCATGCTGGTGCAAGCTTCGTGCCGCCATTAAATGGTGGGTTTCGGTCAGACGGGATGTGGCTGCTAGAAGGATGGCAAGGCCTCTGTACTTGGACTGCTAG